In one window of Solanum pennellii chromosome 2, SPENNV200 DNA:
- the LOC107009655 gene encoding octapeptide-repeat protein T2-like: protein MESKKGKGRRREERNGEKRAMRSKRGGLMPVVSLRAVPAGEEKGRENRKGKRGEEEERWRGRRLERREEGGEKEGERGGWQLLAGRGKRRGVAGEREGEGRRLPEKNGEREGLAADAAKEREGEESEKLKIFLCLDL from the exons ATGGAGAGTAAGAAGGGGAAGGGAAGGAGAAGGGAAGAAAGAAATGGGGAAAAGAGAGCGATGAGATCTAAGAGAGGAGGGCTG ATGCCGGTGGTTTCCCTTCGTGCTGTCCCTGCAGGAGAAGAAAAAGGGAGGGAAAACAGAAAGGGGAAACGGGGGGAGGAAGAGGAACGATGGAGAGGGAGACGATTAGAGAGAAGGGAAGAAGGGGGAGAGAAAGAGGGAGAAAGAGGCGGCTGGCAGCTGCTGGCTGGCCGGGGAAAAAGAAGAGGGGTCGCCGGggagagagagggagagggGAGGCGGCTGCCGGAAAAGAATGGGGAGAGAGAGGGGCTGGCGGCTGATGCTGCCAAGGAGAGGGAGGGAGAAGAgagtgaaaaattgaaaatcttcTTATGTTTAGATCTTTGA